From a region of the Agromyces ramosus genome:
- a CDS encoding Gfo/Idh/MocA family protein — MTDAAASPIRTAVIGFGASGRIFHAPFLEADSDFSLDVIVTRDPSRRAAAEVRHPNARIVATPEDVWADAAALDLVVIGSPSGTHAGLADAALEAGLDVVVDKPFAVTADEGRALIAKAEQLGRRITVFQNRRWDGDFLTLQQLVDDGRLGEVRRFESRFEWWQPEPSTSWKTEAAPAEGGGILYDLGTHLIDQAVQLFGPVADVHAEIARRRSSTAADDDVFLALAHDSDVISHLWMSAVAPLFGPRFHVLGSTAGYASWGLDPQEPALIAGALPNDPGFGEVPEARWGMLGADRDTTAVPTRRGDYGEFYRLLAVALRGGGPLPVDPADAVSVLEIIEHAHAAVSVTA; from the coding sequence ATGACGGATGCCGCGGCGAGCCCGATCCGCACCGCGGTCATCGGGTTCGGCGCCTCCGGCCGCATCTTCCACGCGCCGTTCCTCGAAGCCGACTCCGACTTCTCGCTCGACGTCATCGTGACACGGGACCCGTCCCGGCGCGCCGCGGCCGAGGTGCGGCATCCGAACGCCCGGATCGTCGCCACCCCCGAGGACGTGTGGGCGGATGCCGCGGCGCTCGACCTCGTGGTCATCGGCTCGCCGAGCGGCACCCACGCCGGGCTCGCCGATGCCGCGCTGGAGGCGGGACTCGATGTCGTGGTGGACAAGCCGTTCGCCGTCACCGCCGACGAGGGCCGAGCGCTCATCGCGAAGGCCGAGCAGCTCGGCCGGCGGATCACGGTGTTCCAGAACCGTCGCTGGGACGGCGACTTCCTCACCCTGCAGCAGCTCGTCGACGACGGGAGGCTCGGAGAGGTCCGCCGTTTCGAGTCGCGGTTCGAGTGGTGGCAGCCCGAGCCCTCCACTTCGTGGAAGACCGAGGCCGCGCCGGCTGAGGGCGGCGGCATCCTGTACGACCTCGGCACCCACCTCATCGACCAGGCCGTGCAGCTGTTCGGGCCGGTCGCCGACGTGCACGCCGAGATCGCCCGGCGGCGGTCGTCCACAGCGGCGGACGACGACGTGTTCCTGGCACTGGCTCACGATTCCGACGTCATCTCGCACCTCTGGATGAGCGCCGTCGCGCCGCTCTTCGGCCCGCGGTTCCATGTGCTCGGCTCCACTGCCGGGTACGCGAGCTGGGGCCTCGACCCCCAGGAACCGGCGCTCATCGCGGGCGCGCTGCCGAACGACCCGGGCTTCGGGGAGGTTCCCGAGGCCCGCTGGGGAATGCTCGGAGCCGACCGGGACACCACCGCCGTGCCGACGCGGCGCGGCGACTACGGCGAGTTCTACCGGCTGCTCGCCGTCGCGCTCCGAGGCGGCGGTCCGCTGCCGGTGGACCCGGCCGACGCCGTCTCCGTGCTCGAGATCATCGAACACGCGCACGCCGCGGTATCCGTCACCGCCTGA